AGTCCCAAGTAAAAGGGCTTTGTGCATAAGGCCAATATGGGAtttgcagaagtaaaaaaaaaaatccttcccttcCGCCCTCATCTTGGGGTTAAAATGTTGGGCAGCTGCACAACCATGTCATGAGCTGTGACCAGTACCCTAAAAGGTTTTACAAGTGGGAGATCCACACAACTCATTGTCTTCAGCCCTCCTATGGCAGAGGAACTGTCCATGTCCACCCCCTTCTCATGTGGCATCTCTGGCTCAATTTCCCCAATGGAGTCTTCAGCACATTTTAGTTATGGATGTGGTTTAGGCCTCTTGCCAAGTCACTGAGGAAGATCTACCCCTTCCGTGTTAGCGAAGTCCCCAAGTCAAAGTCCAACGTAAACACAAACCACAAGAATCTTTGGCCTTCTGGGCTCAAATTTCATCCCCCTTCCTTTCACGCAGATCCCAGCTGTAGCAGCTTGTCTTCACCACCACCAACAGGTTCCTGGTAACAAATTAAACTGTCCTTCCTGGTTGGTCCCCAAGTAAGATGGCTTTCTGCTTTTAACCGCCCTCTCCATGCCTGACAGCTCTTGCAGGTGAAGCAGGGTGGGGCCAATTGAGTATACCCCATCAGAccttctttcctttcctcctgCTCCTATTTCCAGTGTTGCAGAACTGTAGATGTTCCactatttgtttgggtttttttgtttttgcaatgaGAGGATTTTGGCCCTTAACTAGTAAGAATTAAGAGCTCTGAGGAAAATCTGGATAAGTATCATGACAGGTAACAACAGTTAATTATGTTCAGAAATGTTTTATTGTACTGTAAGCAGCAATGTGTCTAATCTGTGGTATGTATATGAAATTCCGTTTCCATTTTACTTATAATAAAGTAAATTTAATTAGTTAAAACTGCACTGTGCAAGACTTGGAATTAATGTTTTAATTAAGGTGGTTTTATTTCTTTCTTGTTTCTGGATTAATATAGAAATCCTGTTAAATCCTTGTCTACTCACCTTTATCttttgggctatgtctacactacagaccttacagggGAACAGCTGTACCGCTATAGCCTTGCTGCTGTAAGGTCTACTGTGGGTAACCACTCTATGCcgaggggagagagctctcctgctggcataattaagccacccccaatgagcagcgtTAGCTATGTGGGCAGGAGAGCCTCTCCTACCGACATAGCGCGTCCACAGCACTTTTGCCGgtgaaacttttgtcggtcagggatggttgttttttttgtttttttgttttttccacaccCTTGACCGACAAAAGTTTGACCAACAAAAGTGGTAGCATAGACAAAGCCGTAGTTTCTTAAAAGGCTTAAATGTGTTATCTGTTCTGCTCCTTGTCATTTTTATACCTACAAGTACACACCTTGAAAATAGTTGATAAATTACCCAGAAAAGTTGAGATGACAACATTCAGAATAGAAGGGGAAAACACTTTTGTTTAAATAGCATAAGAAATTTGACATATTGCCAGATACCATTTTCTGCCCAAATGTACCAAGTGATTTTTAATTGTTACATCAGGGTACCACTAAGGCAGAGCATGAGGTCATCTTAAATGCTGAAAACAGAATATATAGATATTAGGGATATTTGCTGCTCTGGATTCACTTATGGAATCCCCATTGATACAAAAAGTGTTGTGGACAAAGATGGAATTTATACCCCATACAAAACCCTTTATATTACATTTCTGTGGGCCAGGTTCCAAACTTCTGGTATAGGGAGAAGCAGCATCCTTGCACCATAAAAACCTTTTCTTTTGGCTCTATGGGGACTCCTCCtgaggggtggcaggagatgcttCCAccctaaatggaaaagtaccagatttaagatggatttcattatccgGTGACATGGTCAcctgtcactgtaagaccccagcctccattcttccagggctggcccacacatacacaggacggtttgcaagtaaacagccatttacagttcattgattctgaagcacccttaatggcttccacttaatatgtttacatcagtaatacaagtttatgtcttattctcctaacttcagacatagaaataatacatgcaaataaataggatgaacacacccagtagattataagctttgtaatgataccttacaagccaccttttgcataaagcatattccagttacatcatattcacattcataagcatattttcataaagcatctggagtgcaacatcacagagttgtgggaggaggaggggagaaatgtCCTAATATGGTATGCAGGTCAATTTCACCTGATTAAGTCCACCTTCCATACAGCTTGCATTTTAGATCTGTGCACTTTAGAGACCTGTTGATATATTGGATGGATGAGATCATATTCATGCACATATCACTCCCATAATAAGCTTTACCCAGGAATTTTCATGGAAGATCAAAATGTACCATGATTCCAAGCAGGTCTGCTTGGGTTTTAATTTTATAGTAGAAAGCAAATATGTAGAACTTAGGTTTTAAATTAAGTGACGTTCTAAAGTGTCAAAAATAAATCTCTCTTggtgtttgagaaacactgagctggtttctatttatttttatacataGAGCCATGTGGGTTTATAGTTAATGTTCCATCAGAAGTGGCCATAGTTTAGCAAAAGTGAAAATAACACAGCAGCGTCTGCAATATGAACCAACTGGTTTTAGCTCTTGATGTTAAATAAACTTAGCTTTATAACATAAAAAAATCATATACtgaactgtaaaaaagaaaaaaaaaaaagcccatgaCCCAGATATGGCAGGGGATTCAGTTTTATCTTGTAGTAGAGTGTCCAGGGCCTAACTTTTATAGCTCGTTGCTTAACCAGCTGATGTACGTTACTCCATGGATCATTTACTTTTTTTGAGGCTTTCATCTCCTTTTTTCATAAGATGAAGCAGAGGTGTTTCCAAAAGATGGTAAAAATCTGGTAAAAAAGCCTCTAAGACTTCTGTAGAatagtgattctcaaccaggtgtATGCATACCCGTGGGGGTACACAGAAGTCTTTCAGGAGGTACTCAACtaatctagatcagtgtttcacAACCTGGGGTGTGCAGCCCCCCGGGGGGAGGGTCATTGGATGGGTTTAGGGGGATTggaagtgcagggctggcattagggggtgggAAGCAGGGCAATCACCCGGGGCCCCTGCAAAGCTAAATTACATGCTTCAGCTCcacagacaaggctcacaagtgaaaaacaaactCAAGTatcatactgaaatgtaagtaaaatatttatattccaatcaatttattttataatttatatggtgaaaatgagaaagtgagcaatttgtcagttatagtgtgctgtgacacttttgtatttttatgtctgattttgtaagcaagtagtctttaagtgaggtgaaacttggggatacgcaagacaaatcagactccttaaaggggtacagtagtctggaaaggtcgAGAACCATTGCTGTAGAAGATCTAAGGTCAGGACTAATTTTCTTACATATATGAATATTTAATCTTAGGCCCATTACTGCTAATActgtaaagcaggggttctcaaactgggggttgggacccctcaggggggtcacgaggttattacatggggggtcgcaagctgtcaacctccaccccaaaccccgcttgcctccagcatttataatggtgttaaatatattttaaaatgtttaatttattagggggggtctcactcagaggcttgctgtgtgaaacgggtcaccagtaaaaaaagtttgagacccactgctgtAAAGGAAAAATACCTAATATTTGATTATTATAAATGTATACTTGTACATCTCTTCTGCACCAGTATTGCAGCATTAGGTTTACTACTTAATCTTTAATGCAAGTTTTTTATGTTCTGAACTTCTCCTTGGCACCATCTATTTAAAATGGGTCGttcaatgtgttttgtttttgaaaacacTAGATAGAAAAGCAGACGAGGTTTAATAAACCCCACCTCATTTTTACCCCTTTGCAGAACTTGTTCCAAGGGAAAGGCGTTTGGCCTCAGTGGAGCCCTGCAATTTGGCTCAATTCCTCATTCTCTGCTCAGGAGAGTTTCGCTGCAAGAATAGCACAGATGTTACAGATCAAGGGCAGTGACTGAATCGACCATTGTGCCATATTGTCACAATTTAACTTCAGGATTGTCTGCTTGACAGCACTCCCCTGGTCCAACTACAATACAACTTAAAAATTGAAGTGTGGATGGGACCCCTCCTGGATTCCTTATAACTGGGCAAAAGCTTTGAACAGTCCAAGGCTTTGGCCTGGTTATGGGGGTATGAGTAGGTACCATCCATGCTACAAAATTTAATTGTGTTACAACCAGGTCTTCTGACTGGGTAATATTTCTAGCACCAATGGTGCCTATCTAACTCCCCAGGCAAGCactgttttttcttctgtatTGGAGCCATCCTGAGAGCCCGGCTGGTCCAGGGCGTTAGAGCTGTCTGTACCATTATCTCCAATAGCCCAGTCAGAGCACAGAAGTTAAGGCTGCCCCCACAGCTTATAAACTAGTTCTACTACCATGATCTCGAATCAAAATGCCCTCGGGGTAAAATTTCAACAGCACAATTATCTTAGGAGCCTGACTCTaattttcaaaagcgacttaGGCACTTTGAAGCCTATGTCTCTTAGAAAGTCAACGGGAAttgggttatgtctacactttgaacaGTCCAAacagctgggtcaacctaactttttagtgtagacctggccataggTTCTGAAAATTAGATTCAGGGTCCTAAGCCACTTGAATACTTTTGAAAAACTTTATGCCAGATCTAATGATCTTCAGGGCAAACTGCCAGCCACGTTTTGTTTATTCAAGGGATTTGAAAGTGGGAGAGACTTGGGAAGCTGGTGAATTGCTGGAGCGGGAGGGTAGTTCTAgctttttgtttgcttgtctTGCTGGTTTGGGTCATACTGGAGGATATAGCTGTTGTCTCATTGCagtcagggccgccgagagcgggttcgggccccggtgaaaattttttttcgggccccccagccagggcggaccggctaaacagggccgacggggggggagggagaggggaccgggcccccttccagaccgccgggccccagtaatttgtaccggcttccccccctctcgtcggccctgattGCAGTGGAGGAGTTTTGATATGTATTTTTAAGTAATATCCAAAAAGCTTAGAGCTTTTGGATAAATGTCCTTTTTTAAGGTGCataaaggtaaaaaaaaagtattttgacTTTGGGATCTGTCTCTAGTTACAAGAGGAAATGTACGTCCTTGAGCTCGGAACTGTATCTTCAATCTCTCTGTAAGGGGGAAAATTTGACTTTGTACCCAGAATTGACCTTGTGTAGACTTTATTTGGAGAACTGTGGGGACAACAACAGCTCACAATAAGATACAAGTATAAGGGCTACAAACCCTTATGCACAGGGCAAAAGCCAGCTACGAATTGTTGGGGTTTCGAGGAAGAAACTTTGCtgatgggcaggttattccataatcaTCCATTATGAGAATTCTAGCAACTTTCTCTGGAGtttctggtactggccattgttggagactgaacactggactagatggatcactggtctgatcTGATATTGCAAGTCTGATGTTGAGCGTGGGTGCTTGAATCACAGTTTCATTCTGATACCCATATTGTAAAGGCATTATGGATACTACATGTATTGCATTATTATGATTTTGATCTCTGAGTGACACTATTAGCTATGTATACCCCCAGCTTTGTAATCCTGCTGGGGGTGTTCATAAATGAGAAAGCACAATGAGACACATACATAGTACATGGCACACTTTATTAAAATTTAGCCACAAAAACTGAAACTAGTACAATAATTGGACAGGGGAAAATATTTGCACATGTGGTTTGCAATTTAACTATTTAAAACATGTTAAATGCCTTGTACAAAGAGCTGAGCAATCATCACAAAAAGGCATTTCAAAGCTGCTCTGCATTATACTATTTAAAATTTAACCTTTAAGTCTCGGTGTGATGCAGAAAATAAAGCTAGAATTCAAGAAACACAATTGTAATAGTCTAGTTTCAGACAGTTACATGTTgtgattattttaatgtattaaagCTATGGATATAATCCATCCAGCATCTGATACATTTTAGCACAGTGAACTTATATCTTTTTCGCTGCAGCCGATGCTGCAGCAGGATGTAGTAAGCAGCGAAACCACTTCCCGTCTTTCTTGTATAGACTTTTGCCTGGTGCCTCTTAAGTCTCTCTGAGACTGGGGTTTGTTGTTAAGGGTTTCTTCCCTCATGGATTCTGGATTCTGAATGCCATATTCCAAGGGTTCTGTTGAATCACTGTTTTCACGTGGCAAATGCAGGTGACTTCCTCTGTCTTCTACATAAAAATTAGAAACAAACTAAAATTAGAGGGCATAGAATCCTTAGTAAAGTGTAGACTTTCAGCTCTAACAGAAAAGATAAAGTAGCCTACACCAAAGAAACCAAAAGGTCAAAGTTATTCTCACCTCATTCTGGTTCATTGTGCCTGTCTATTGTGGTCTGAATGATTAGGATTTACCTGATCATTAACATTTATTTCACCAGAATTGCACTGAAACAGATGTCTAAGAATTAAAGAGCCTATTAATATCCCATTAAAGAATCTGTAATTCTTTTACAGCTTGTCTGTGCAGCTGTTCAAGTGAGGACAACAAATCTGTTAGTGCAGTTGCTTTGATGGCTGAAACTAACTGTACATTTGTTTCGAAGTACTAACAGTGCCCCTTCATTCTGACCATTACATTTAAAAGCAACATACTGTACTATGATATGGTACATTCCTTCCTAAAGTTCAAGTGCCATTGCTTTATGTATCAGATATGAATAgttccaagattttcaaaaatttaTACCCTAGTATTGCAAATTGTTTCCCAGCTGTTTGTAATTCACTCCTTGCCTAATACAGAGTTAAGTGATTTCCCCATTTGGCTAGTTctctaaaatattttgcaaaagtaTTTCTAGCCAAACCTTTTTCTCTGCATGTAGCCATGAGATTCAAGCTTTCACTAGTATAAGAGTGTCCATGAAAGTAGATGCTTGACtggaaaatataaaatacataGAAAGAATGGTTTCCTAAAACCAAACTCACTTATTTAATCCTTTATAATTAAGGTCCCAAATTTTGAGTACAAATCGCTAGCAATGCGTATTACCCTGGTATGACTTTAATGTATATTGCTGAATTTTCTGAAACTTCCCAGTAATTTGCAAATCAGTTTGTACTGTAAAACATCTTGTGGGAAAGCCATGCCtcttgaagacaatggcaaaacttccattcacttcaaagggGGCAGGATTTCCCCCCCTTGACATAAAAACTAGGGTTGAGCATTTCAAAACTAAGTGTTAAGCACACAATTGgcttgaaaatctcaacctagatccttttttatttcaaaaaacaaaaccttacctAAGCTAGGTAAGCTTCAGAGAAACATAGTGCAAAGTTGTGCAATTTCACTTCCTTATCTGAAACAAAGCCCCCACAATACCGACTCAAGAAATACATTTTACAGAGATAAAAGAAACTAAGCATCCAATTGTGCCCTTAGAGGCATCCAGGTGACACCACCCCCTGCTGAATTCAGTTAGATTTGTGAATGCATACGAGGGAAGAAGTGAGCCCACTGCACATAACCCAACACTTACCAAATAGATCCTGTGGATCGTCAATCAGATGCCTTCTCCATCGGGATCCCCCACATGTGAAGACGACAGCTCTTATGAATTCTCTCCCACAAAGCTTCATAAAATTCTCTTCACCTTTTACGTCAGAGACTGCTATCAGGAGAGAGATTAAAACCAAACCCTGGATTGCACCCTTCATTTTGCAGAAATAGCACCTGTTGGATCAGAATTCAGTGGGGAAGAAAGAGGGCCAGCAACGCCAAGATCTGAGGATTCTGCTGAATCCAGCCTATTTATATACAATGTCCATTGACTCTATAGGGCAAGGGCTCATTTTCATGAGGCTTTAATGTTTGTCAAGCATGTGAGTTAATCAGCTGTTTCTGGTAACATTTTAAGTGCTTTAGGATTTCCACTTGGATTCTGAGCAAACAATTATTAAAGGGTATATTTAGGTAGCACTATTACTTAACAATGGAAGCATATCCAGTAGTGCAGCATATTTATAGAGCACTAGCTTAGATCAACACTACGAATGAGTACTTTCTGCAAAAAGGAATGGAAGTTTTATTGCATGTTTCACACATTTAACTGTGTATGTTGTTTTTGATTGTGGAAAAGCTCAGTCTACAACAGCCAATTTCACAGCTGTGCTAATGATGACCATTTAAATAGAGATCTGGTCATTTCTGTTATACTGAAAAGCTCAAGCTACAGAGTGATTTCACTTTTGTCAGTTCTTTAGTTCTCATTTATTTAATCATACGCTCATTCATCATTTTTGCTCTTGCTAAGTGTTCCTTCATGTAATTTGGcaattgtgtttaaaaatatgggccagattttcaaagttaggcACCCAGACCCATTTCATGTAATGAATTTATTCATGTGGAGACTTTTTTGTGCGCCAGTAAATCAGGGATTTGCACAGGCACATGGCAAAATAGGCACCTAATCTGCTTCTGCACACAAGGTATCTTTATGCAATCAATTAGATGGTGCACATGTGTACATGTGCAGTTGTATGTGgctagttttgaaaatctgaccctgtaGATGTATGGTGTTAAAAGGAAATTTAAAAGGGAATATGGTGGAAAATGGATTATTTCCACATGCTCAAAACAAACTGCAAAATAACTATAATTATTCTATCCATcctttttagaacataagaatggccctactgggtcagaccaaaggtccagctagcccagtatcctgtcttccgacagtggccagtaccaggtgccctggaggaaatgaacagaacaggtaatcaccaagtgctccatctcctgttgctcattcccagcttctggcaaacagaggctagggacaccattcctgcccatcctggctaatagccattgatggacctatcctccatgaatttatctagttcttttttgaaccctgttatggtcttggccttcacaatatcctctggcaagaagttgcacaggttgactgtgtgttgtgtgaagaaatacttccttttatttgttttaaacctgctgcctattaatttcatttggtgacccctagttcttgtgttatgagaagtagtaaacaacacttccttatctactttctctataccagtcatgattttatagacctcaattatatctccccttagctgtctcttttccaagctgaatagtcccagtcatattaatctctcctca
Above is a window of Emys orbicularis isolate rEmyOrb1 chromosome 8, rEmyOrb1.hap1, whole genome shotgun sequence DNA encoding:
- the INSL5 gene encoding insulin-like peptide INSL5 yields the protein MKGAIQGLVLISLLIAVSDVKGEENFMKLCGREFIRAVVFTCGGSRWRRHLIDDPQDLFEDRGSHLHLPRENSDSTEPLEYGIQNPESMREETLNNKPQSQRDLRGTRQKSIQERREVVSLLTTSCCSIGCSEKDISSLC